From Nocardioides sp. HDW12B, the proteins below share one genomic window:
- a CDS encoding ROK family glucokinase, protein MSDTVPARRVRPSRWDPLTVGVDIGGTKVLAGVVDSTGQVLAVQQRPTTGHDVAAVEDTIVDLVREFSREYDVAAVGVGAAGFVDATRSVVMFSPHLNWRREPLRARVAERVKVPVVVDNDANTMALAESNFGAGKGHRFVLCITLGTGIGGALVLDHRVYRGTHGMAGEFGHMQVVPNGHRCECGNRGCWEQYASGNALVRDARELIRAHSPMAHHLREVVAGDPMLLQGPQITQAARDGDPLSIELIADVGNWLGVGLAGMTAAFDPGCIIVGGGLSAAGDLLLDPTKQAFTRALTGRGFRDEPVIVAAELGPQAGFIGAADMARSAARRSRRSRGRRRDRPVRRRTVRSEGPVEGVLRALRDPMR, encoded by the coding sequence ATGTCCGACACCGTCCCCGCCCGGCGCGTCCGGCCCTCGCGCTGGGACCCGCTGACCGTCGGTGTCGACATCGGCGGCACCAAGGTCCTCGCCGGGGTGGTGGACTCGACCGGCCAGGTCCTCGCCGTCCAGCAGCGCCCCACGACCGGTCACGACGTCGCCGCGGTGGAGGACACGATCGTCGACCTGGTGCGCGAGTTCTCCCGCGAGTACGACGTCGCGGCGGTCGGGGTGGGCGCGGCCGGCTTCGTCGACGCCACCCGCTCGGTCGTGATGTTCTCGCCGCACCTGAACTGGCGCCGCGAGCCCCTGCGCGCGCGGGTCGCTGAGCGGGTCAAGGTGCCGGTGGTGGTCGACAACGACGCCAACACGATGGCGCTGGCCGAGAGCAACTTCGGGGCCGGCAAGGGGCACCGCTTCGTGCTGTGCATCACCCTCGGCACCGGCATCGGCGGCGCGCTGGTGCTCGACCACCGGGTCTACCGCGGCACCCACGGCATGGCGGGGGAGTTCGGCCACATGCAGGTCGTGCCGAACGGTCACCGCTGCGAGTGCGGCAACCGGGGGTGCTGGGAGCAGTACGCCTCGGGCAACGCGCTGGTGCGCGACGCCCGCGAGCTCATCCGCGCCCACTCGCCGATGGCCCACCACCTCCGCGAGGTGGTGGCGGGCGACCCGATGCTGCTGCAGGGCCCGCAGATCACCCAGGCCGCCCGGGACGGCGACCCGCTCTCCATCGAGCTCATCGCCGACGTCGGCAACTGGCTCGGCGTCGGGCTGGCCGGCATGACCGCCGCCTTCGATCCCGGCTGCATCATCGTCGGCGGGGGGCTGTCCGCGGCGGGTGACCTGCTGCTGGACCCGACCAAGCAGGCTTTCACCCGGGCGCTGACAGGTCGCGGCTTCCGCGACGAGCCGGTCATCGTGGCCGCCGAGCTCGGCCCGCAGGCCGGGTTCATCGGCGCGGCCGACATGGCGCGCTCGGCCGCCCGCCGGTCCCGCCGCTCCCGCGGGCGCCGCCGGGACCGTCCCGTGCGTCGTCGCACCGTCCGCAGCGAGGGACCCGTCGAGGGCGTCCTGCGGGCGCTGCGCGACCCGATGCGCTGA
- a CDS encoding potassium channel family protein: protein MPDETESATGLGIKFPAVRHSPWWVLTRRILVAVGILAFTVFLVYVDRKGYVDNSDPTNEISLVDAMYYTTVTLSTTGYGDIAPASQGARLVNAFVITPLRIAFLVLLIGTTIEVLASQGREMFRAARWRKRMDQHVVVVGYGTKGRSAIATLIGNGLSREDIVVVDPTSSAIQEANNDGLTVVVGDATRRDVLRRAGVAKAQQIIITTDRDDSTVLSVLNARQLNSSAYIVAAVREGDNVALVRQSGADAVVTSSDAVGRLLGLSAVSPALGSVIDDLLSYGDGLEVAERELLVPEVGKQPQQLPDQVIAVVRDQTLHRYYDPVVTQLARGDKLIVVRPAKELPWAPRPGTHNEDTADDE, encoded by the coding sequence GTGCCCGACGAGACCGAGTCCGCGACCGGCCTCGGGATCAAGTTCCCCGCGGTCCGTCACTCGCCGTGGTGGGTGCTCACCCGCCGCATCCTGGTGGCGGTCGGCATCCTGGCGTTCACGGTCTTCCTGGTCTACGTCGACCGCAAGGGCTACGTCGACAACAGCGACCCGACGAACGAGATCAGCCTCGTCGACGCGATGTACTACACGACCGTCACCCTCTCCACGACCGGGTACGGCGACATCGCCCCGGCCTCGCAGGGGGCCCGCCTGGTCAACGCCTTCGTCATCACGCCGTTGCGCATCGCCTTCCTGGTGCTGCTGATCGGCACCACGATCGAGGTGCTGGCCAGCCAGGGCCGCGAGATGTTCCGCGCCGCACGTTGGAGGAAACGCATGGACCAGCACGTCGTCGTCGTCGGCTACGGCACCAAGGGGCGCAGCGCCATCGCGACCCTCATCGGCAACGGCCTGAGCCGTGAGGACATCGTGGTGGTCGACCCCACGTCGTCGGCGATCCAGGAGGCCAACAACGACGGGCTCACCGTCGTGGTCGGCGACGCCACCCGTCGCGACGTGCTCCGCCGGGCGGGGGTGGCCAAGGCGCAGCAGATCATCATCACGACCGACCGTGACGACTCGACGGTGCTGTCGGTGCTCAACGCCCGCCAGCTCAACTCCTCGGCTTACATCGTCGCGGCGGTGCGGGAGGGAGACAACGTCGCCCTGGTGCGCCAGAGCGGCGCCGACGCGGTCGTCACCTCCTCCGACGCGGTCGGGCGGCTGCTCGGGCTGTCGGCGGTGAGCCCCGCGCTGGGGTCGGTGATCGACGACCTGCTCAGCTACGGCGACGGGCTCGAGGTGGCCGAGCGCGAGCTGCTGGTGCCCGAGGTCGGCAAGCAGCCCCAGCAGCTGCCCGACCAGGTCATCGCGGTGGTGCGCGACCAGACGCTGCACCGCTACTACGACCCGGTGGTCACCCAGCTGGCCCGGGGTGACAAGCTGATCGTGGTCCGGCCGGCCAAGGAGCTGCCGTGGGCCCCGCGGCCGGGCACGCACAACGAGGACACCGCCGACGACGAGTGA
- a CDS encoding GntR family transcriptional regulator, with translation MFQPQVVLDRSSPVPLYFQVAEQLERAIRDGDLVAGDRIANEVAWADQLGVSRPTMRQAIQLLVDKGMLVRKRGVGTQVVQAPIRRTVELTSLYDDLRRTGHHTTTDVLDLALVPADEGPATRLGCPVGTPVWRLERVRRVDGQPLALMRNHVPASVTDLGDVDFTATGLYELFRTRAIHLRVAHQTICARLADRRESRLLGVKVADALLTMERTSYDDSGRAVEHADHLYRPDLYSYETTLVDR, from the coding sequence GTGTTCCAGCCGCAGGTCGTGCTCGACCGCTCCAGCCCGGTGCCGCTCTACTTCCAGGTGGCCGAGCAGCTCGAGCGCGCCATCCGTGACGGCGACCTCGTCGCAGGCGACCGGATCGCCAACGAGGTCGCCTGGGCCGACCAGCTCGGGGTGTCCCGCCCGACCATGCGCCAGGCCATCCAGCTGCTGGTCGACAAGGGCATGCTCGTGCGCAAGCGCGGCGTCGGCACCCAGGTCGTACAGGCCCCCATCCGACGGACGGTCGAGCTGACCAGCCTCTACGACGACCTGCGGCGCACCGGGCACCACACCACCACCGACGTCCTCGACCTCGCCCTGGTGCCCGCCGACGAGGGCCCGGCCACCCGGCTCGGCTGCCCGGTCGGCACCCCGGTCTGGCGCCTGGAGCGCGTCCGCCGCGTCGACGGCCAGCCACTGGCGCTGATGCGCAACCACGTCCCGGCGTCGGTGACCGACCTCGGCGACGTCGACTTCACCGCCACCGGTCTCTACGAGCTCTTCCGCACCCGCGCCATCCACCTCCGGGTCGCCCACCAGACCATCTGCGCCCGGCTCGCCGACCGGCGCGAGAGCAGGCTGCTCGGCGTCAAGGTCGCCGATGCGCTGCTGACGATGGAGCGCACGTCGTACGACGACAGCGGGCGGGCGGTGGAGCACGCCGACCACCTGTACCGACCGGACCTGTACTCCTACGAGACCACGCTCGTCGACCGCTGA
- a CDS encoding YihY/virulence factor BrkB family protein: protein MTTEGRRPAGGSRPARDDPRPARPATQTRTGEPLWVRFRDTLWRLVVSTVSACLRNRVTGLAAEAAFFALLSLPPLIFGLTGSIGYVVQRFTDSRISEFKADVVDLALQAFTEDTVDKIIVPTLNDTLGAPRYDVISIGFVLALWSGSRALNVFVDTVTIMYGLGGHRGIVRTRVLSFVLYVLGLLTGIVTIPLVVAGPGLVDQVLPSRLDSLNALYWPAVLVLCICFTATLYHVSVPVRTSWRYNLPGAILTMVIWVAGSAVLRWVLTATAGDSTSIYGPLAAPIAVLIWLYIIAIAVLIGAALNASFDQLWPESGPARARIEMVRRLRRARMLRLHRLGERDEEVLSDPEVLADIDDEETVLMRREPRI, encoded by the coding sequence ATGACAACCGAGGGTCGGCGTCCGGCGGGCGGCTCCCGACCCGCCCGGGACGACCCCCGGCCCGCGCGCCCGGCGACGCAGACCCGCACCGGCGAGCCGCTGTGGGTCCGCTTCCGCGACACGCTGTGGCGCCTGGTCGTCTCGACCGTCAGCGCCTGCCTGCGCAACCGCGTCACCGGTCTCGCCGCCGAGGCCGCGTTCTTCGCGCTGCTGTCGCTGCCGCCGCTGATCTTCGGCCTCACCGGCTCCATCGGCTACGTCGTGCAGCGGTTCACCGACAGCCGCATCAGCGAGTTCAAGGCCGACGTGGTCGACCTGGCCCTCCAGGCGTTCACCGAGGACACGGTCGACAAGATCATCGTGCCGACGCTCAACGACACGCTCGGCGCGCCGCGCTACGACGTCATCTCGATCGGTTTCGTGCTCGCGCTCTGGTCGGGCTCGCGTGCCCTCAACGTCTTCGTCGACACCGTGACGATCATGTACGGCCTCGGCGGTCACCGCGGCATCGTCCGCACCCGGGTGCTGTCCTTCGTGCTCTACGTGCTCGGCCTGCTGACCGGCATCGTGACGATCCCCCTGGTCGTGGCCGGCCCGGGACTGGTCGACCAGGTCCTGCCCAGCCGGCTCGACAGCCTCAACGCGCTCTACTGGCCGGCCGTGCTGGTGCTGTGCATCTGCTTCACCGCCACGCTCTACCACGTGTCCGTGCCGGTGCGGACCTCGTGGCGCTACAACCTCCCGGGCGCGATCCTGACGATGGTCATCTGGGTGGCGGGCTCGGCCGTGCTGCGCTGGGTGCTGACCGCGACGGCCGGCGACTCGACCTCGATCTACGGCCCGCTGGCCGCCCCCATCGCGGTCCTGATCTGGCTCTACATCATCGCGATCGCGGTCCTCATCGGTGCGGCGCTCAACGCCTCCTTCGACCAGCTGTGGCCCGAGTCCGGTCCCGCCCGCGCCCGCATCGAGATGGTGCGCCGGCTGCGCCGGGCGCGGATGCTGCGGCTGCACCGTCTCGGCGAGCGTGACGAGGAGGTCCTGAGCGACCCCGAGGTGCTCGCGGACATCGACGACGAGGAGACCGTGCTGATGCGGCGCGAGCCGCGGATCTGA